DNA from Fusobacterium perfoetens:
TTATTAAATTTATTGTTTACACTATCTTTTATTTCTCTTAGTTTTCTAAAGCTACCTCTTATCAGATTTTCATCATCTATATTTGGAGCCATTGTCATAAGCCCACAAATATTCAGATTTTTTAATTTCACAAGTTCTGGTATATCTTTATAAAACTCTTCTAATTCGTACCCTTCCTTTGAATCCTCTCCAGAAAGATTTATCTCTATCAAAACATCTACAACTCTTCCTACTTTTTCAGCTCTTTTATTTACTTCTTCTGCCAAAGAAAGTTTATTTATAGAGTGAATCATATGGATAAAGTCTATTATATATTTTACTTTATTTTTTTGCAAGTTACCAA
Protein-coding regions in this window:
- a CDS encoding YggS family pyridoxal phosphate-dependent enzyme, with the translated sequence MSSVTENVQEVLEDIKKYSIYPERVKLVAVTKYPIVTKEKLEELMKNGIFSFGENRVQVLEEKLELLGDEKDKIQWNFIGNLQKNKVKYIIDFIHMIHSINKLSLAEEVNKRAEKVGRVVDVLIEINLSGEDSKEGYELEEFYKDIPELVKLKNLNICGLMTMAPNIDDENLIRGSFRKLREIKDSVNNKFNNNLTELSMGMSGDYKIALEEGATIIRIGSKLYE